One Paramisgurnus dabryanus chromosome 8, PD_genome_1.1, whole genome shotgun sequence DNA window includes the following coding sequences:
- the LOC135770193 gene encoding C3a anaphylatoxin chemotactic receptor-like, protein MQEKSFSSIEIFKICIHFVTLVIGIIGNGLVIFVTGYKMKTTVNSIWFLNLAIADFVLLSFMILEIVVTFDKSILNINQFILACLTFDISLNMHASVFFLTVISVDRCLCTWFVVWVQNKRTLVKARIISVFVWILAICCSIPVGIARYVLNNENYINVYMPQFTYRFIVGFLIPFIIIASSYIAIGVRVKRLKTGNNFRPFWVIISVILAFFICWFPFHVQRLCNIHAVKYNWSDSARKKCTPFAFIACLAYLNSCLNPILYVFMCDEYKKKLKKSLLLVFEGAFTEEHLEMIKQSKRTHSSRRQLLLW, encoded by the exons ATGCAGGAGAAGAGCTTTTCAAGCATTGAAATCTTCAAGATATGCATTCATTTTGTCACCTTAGTCATAGGTATCATTGGAAATGGACTCGTCATCTTTGTGACCGGCTACAAAATGAAGACGACAGTCAACTCCATTTGGTTTCTCAACTTGGCGATTGCAGACTTCGTTTTGCTTTCATTCATGATTTTGGAAATTGTTGTTACCTTTGACAAGAGTATACTTAACATCAACCAATTTATTCTGGCATGTTTGACTTTTGATATTTCTCTAAATATGCATGCAAGTGTTTTCTTTCTGACAGTTATCAGTGTGGATCGATGTCTGTGCACATGGTTTGTTGTTTGGGTTCAGAACAAACGAACTTTAGTCAAAGCCAGAATCATCAGTGTATTTGTGTGGATTTTAGCCATCTGCTGCAGCATCCCTGTTGGCATTGCTCGTTATGTACTTAACAATGAAAATTACATCAATGTCTATATGCCCCAGTTCACATACAGGTTTATTGTTGGATTTCTAATTCCCTTTATAATCATTGCATCTTCATACATAGCAATTGGTGTGCGGGTAAAACGTCTCAAAACAGGAAATAACTTCCGGCCTTTTTGGGTCATCATATCTGTGATTCTGGCTTTCTTCATATGCTGGTTTCCTTTCCATGTTCAACGACTGTGTAACATACATGCAGTGAAGTATAACTGGAGTGACAGTGCTAGAAAGAAATGTACTCCATTTGCTTTTATAGCCTGTCTGGCTTATCTAAACAGTTGTCTGAACCCCATTCtctatgtgtttatgtgtgatGAGTATAAGAAGAAACTTAAAAAGTCTCTCTTGCTGGTTTTTGAGGGGGCTTTTACTGAAGAGCATCTGG AAATGATAAAACAATCTAAGAGAACCCACTCgtcccgtcgtcaattattgcTCTGGTAG
- the LOC135770356 gene encoding C3a anaphylatoxin chemotactic receptor-like produces the protein MGHQNLTELQTMNLTTQEKSFLSIEIFEICIYFVILVVGVIGNGLVIFVTGYKMKTTVNSIWFLNLAIADFLFITLLVYPIVVAFDRSIFSDLNKLINACLTFLCALNLSASVFSLTVISVDRCLCTWFIVWVQNKRTLVKARIISVFVWIVSICYSIPFGFVKYVYEAENYINVYLFTLMFILGFVIPFTIIASSYIAIAVRVKHLKTGKQFRPFRIISVILAFFICWFPFHVQKLCFISAVKYNWSDSAREKINAAYPFVKCLVSVNSCLNPILYVFMCDEYKKKLKKSLLLVFEAAFTEEHLNLRSTSLPHNSQCQQVLNVQNDETSI, from the coding sequence ATGGGACATCAAAATCTGACTGAACTCCAAACAATGAATTTAACCACACAGGAGAAAAGCTTTTTAAGCATTGAAATCTTCGAGATATGCATATATTTTGTCATCTTAGTTGTAGGTGTCATTGGAAATGGACTTGTCATCTTTGTGACCGGCTATAAAATGAAGACGACAGTCAACTCCATTTGGTTTCTCAACTTGGCAATTGCAGACTTCCTTTTTATTACACTCTTGGTTTACCCAATTGTTGTTGCCTTTGATAGAAGTATATTTTCGGACTTGAACAAACTCATTAATGCATGTTTGACTTTTCTTTGTGCACTAAATttgtctgcaagtgttttctCTCTGACAGTTATCAGTGTGGATCGATGTCTGTGCACATGGTTTATTGTTTGGGTTCAGAACAAACGAACTTTAGTCAAAGCCAGAATCATCAGTGTATTTGTTTGGATTGTATCTATCTGCTACAGCATCCCTTTTGGCTTTGTTAAGTATGTGTATGAAGCTGAAAATTACATCAATGTCTATCTGTTCACATTGATGTTTATTTTGGGATTTGTAATTCCCTTTACAATTATTGCATCTTCATACATAGCTATTGCTGTGCGAGTAAAACATCTCAAAACAGGAAAGCAGTTTCGGCCTTTCCGGATCATATCTGTGATTCTGGCTTTTTTCATATGCTGGTTTCCTTTCCATGTTCAAAAACTGTGTTTCATAAGTGCAGTGAAGTATAACTGGAGTGACAGTGCTAGAGAAAAAATTAATGCTGCATATCCTTTTGTAAAGTGTCTTGTTTCTGTGAACAGTTGTCTGAACCCCATTCtctatgtgtttatgtgtgatGAGTATAAGAAGAAACTTAAAAAGTCTCTCCTGCTGGTGTTTGAGGCGGCTTTTACTGAAGAACATCTGAATTTAAGATCAACTTCACTTCCTCACAACTCTCAATGCCAGCAGGTACTAAATGTACAGAATGACGAAACAAGCATCTGA
- the LOC135770357 gene encoding C3a anaphylatoxin chemotactic receptor-like, with protein sequence MVGTTLGPQDQTKGNLPNNKIFGICIYFVILVVGGIGNGLVIFVTGYKMKRTVNSIWFLNLAIADFLLITILVYEIVVAFDSSLPLNKHISACMNFIYALNMFASVFFLTVISVDRCLCTWFVVWVQNKRTLVKAKIISVFVWILSICCSFPIGIAEYVHNKENYSNVYMPQYTFRLIVGFVIPFIIIASSYIAIGVRVKRLKIGKQLRPYRIISVILAFFICWFPLHVLSLCFISAVKYNWSDSAREKLKTAYPFVNCLAYLNSCLNPILYVFMCDEYKKKLKKSLLLVFEGAFTEEHLSLRSTPLPHNSQCQQVVNVQTEKTTI encoded by the exons atGG TTGGCACAACTTTGGGACCTCAAGATCAGACCAAAGGAAACTTACCAAACAATAAAATCTTCGGGATATGCATATATTTCGTCATCTTAGTCGTAGGAGGCATTGGAAATGGACTTGTCATCTTTGTGACTGGCTACAAAATGAAGAGGACAGTCAACTCCATTTGGTTTCTCAACTTGGCGATTGCAGATTTTCTCTTAATTACAATCTTGGTTTACGAAATTGTTGTTGCCTTTGACAGTAGTTTACCCTTGAACAAACACATCAGTGCATGTATGAATTTTATTTATGCACTAAATATGTTTGCAAGTGTTTTCTTTCTGACAGTTATCAGTGTGGATCGATGTCTGTGCACATGGTTTGTTGTTTGGGTTCAGAACAAACGAACTTTAGTCAAAGCCAAGATCATCAGTGTATTTGTGTGGATTTTATCCATCTGCTGCAGCTTCCCTATTGGCATTGCTGAGTATGTACATAACAAAGAAAATTATAGCAATGTCTATATGCCTCAGTACACATTCAGGCTCATTGTTGGATTTGTAATTCCCTTTATAATCATTGCATCTTCCTACATAGCTATTGGTGTGCGGGTAAAACGTCTCAAAATAGGAAAACAGCTTCGTCCTTACCGGATCATATCTGTGATTTTGGCTTTTTTCATATGCTGGTTTCCTCTTCATGTTCTCAGTTTGTGTTTCATAAGTGCTGTGAAGTATAACTGGAGTGACAGTGCCAGAGAGAAACTTAAGACTGCATATCCTTTTGTAAACTGTCTGGCTTATCTTAACAGTTGTCTGAACCCCATTCTCTATGTGTTCATGTGTGATGAGTATAAGAAGAAACTTAAAAAGTCTCTCCTGCTGGTGTTTGAGGGGGCTTTTACAGAAGAGCATCTGAGTTTAAGATCAACTCCACTTCCTCACAACTCTCAATGTCAGCAGGTAGTAAATGTACAGACAGAAAAAACAACCATCTGA